Proteins co-encoded in one Nitratireductor kimnyeongensis genomic window:
- the trpA gene encoding tryptophan synthase subunit alpha → MTTRIDRRFARLKEENRPALVTYFMGGDPDYETSLSIMKALPAAGSDVIELGMPFSDPMADGPAIQAAGLRALKGGQTLSKTLQMARDFRKDDDDTPIVMMGYYNPIYIYGVERFLTDAKAAGIDGLIIVDLPPEMDQELCVPAIKAGLNFIRLATPTTDEERLPKVLENTSGFVYYVSMTGVTGSALPDTNNVSEAVARIKEHTDLPICVGFGVKTARQAKAIGEAADGVVVGSAIVAAIAQCYDDNGKRIKDPAEAVATLVKGLADGVRQARLAAAR, encoded by the coding sequence ATGACCACCCGCATTGACCGCCGCTTCGCGCGGCTGAAGGAAGAAAACCGCCCGGCACTCGTGACCTATTTCATGGGTGGGGATCCGGATTATGAGACCTCGCTCTCGATCATGAAGGCGCTGCCGGCGGCGGGCAGCGACGTGATCGAACTGGGCATGCCCTTCTCCGACCCCATGGCCGATGGCCCGGCCATTCAGGCCGCCGGCCTGCGCGCGCTCAAGGGCGGGCAGACGCTTTCAAAGACGCTCCAGATGGCGCGTGATTTCCGCAAAGACGACGACGACACGCCCATCGTGATGATGGGCTATTACAACCCGATCTACATCTATGGCGTGGAGCGCTTTCTTACTGACGCGAAGGCCGCCGGCATTGACGGCCTCATCATCGTCGATCTGCCGCCGGAGATGGATCAGGAGCTTTGCGTTCCGGCGATCAAGGCGGGGCTGAACTTCATTCGTCTGGCCACGCCGACGACGGATGAAGAACGTCTCCCAAAGGTTCTGGAGAACACGTCGGGCTTTGTCTATTACGTGTCGATGACGGGTGTGACGGGATCGGCGCTGCCGGACACGAACAATGTGTCCGAAGCGGTTGCGCGGATCAAGGAACACACGGATCTGCCGATCTGCGTGGGCTTCGGGGTGAAGACGGCGCGGCAAGCCAAGGCGATCGGCGAAGCGGCGGACGGTGTTGTGGTCGGCAGCGCCATCGTGGCGGCCATCGCACAGTGCTACGACGACAACGGCAAGCGGATCAAAGACCCCGCCGAGGCCGTGGCAACCCTTGTGAAGGGGCTCGCAGACGGGGTGCGCCAGGCGCGCCTTGCTGCTGCCCGATAA
- the accD gene encoding acetyl-CoA carboxylase, carboxyltransferase subunit beta, whose protein sequence is MNWITSYVRPKINSMLGRRDMPENLWIKDPETGEMVFHKDLEDNLWVIPSSGHHMKISARERLKSFFDDGEYETLENPKVVTDPLKFRDERRYTERLRDAKAKTNMEDAVLSGVGRVQGLELLATVQDFAFMGGSLGMAAGEAIVRAFETAVERKLPLVLYAASGGARMQEGILSLMQLPRTTVALDRLKEAGLPYIVVLTNPTTGGVTASYAMLGDVHIAEPGALIGFAGPRVIEQTIREKLPEGFQRAEYLRDHGMVDMVVSRLEMKATIARLLKILLKEKVEAAPEVVEDESPTEPETAPVPVEGAETPAEQPKV, encoded by the coding sequence ATGAACTGGATCACCAGCTATGTGAGGCCGAAGATCAACTCGATGCTCGGTCGCCGGGACATGCCGGAAAACCTCTGGATCAAGGATCCCGAGACCGGCGAGATGGTCTTTCACAAGGATCTGGAAGACAATCTCTGGGTCATTCCCTCCTCCGGCCATCACATGAAGATTTCCGCCCGCGAGCGGCTAAAGAGCTTCTTCGACGATGGCGAATATGAGACGCTAGAAAATCCCAAGGTCGTCACCGACCCATTGAAGTTCCGCGATGAGCGCCGCTATACCGAACGCCTTCGCGACGCCAAGGCCAAGACCAACATGGAAGATGCCGTGTTGAGCGGCGTGGGCCGGGTTCAGGGGCTCGAGCTACTGGCCACCGTGCAGGACTTCGCCTTCATGGGTGGTTCCCTTGGCATGGCAGCAGGCGAGGCGATTGTCCGCGCGTTCGAGACTGCCGTGGAGCGCAAGCTGCCGCTGGTGCTTTACGCCGCCTCGGGTGGCGCGCGCATGCAGGAGGGCATTCTCTCGCTGATGCAGCTGCCGCGCACCACGGTCGCGCTCGACCGGCTGAAGGAGGCGGGGCTTCCCTACATCGTTGTGCTCACAAACCCGACCACTGGCGGCGTGACGGCATCCTACGCCATGCTGGGCGATGTTCATATCGCCGAGCCCGGTGCGCTGATCGGCTTCGCCGGCCCGCGCGTGATCGAGCAGACCATCCGCGAGAAGTTGCCGGAAGGTTTCCAGCGCGCCGAATACCTGCGCGACCATGGCATGGTCGACATGGTGGTTTCGCGACTGGAGATGAAGGCGACCATTGCGCGTCTTTTGAAGATTCTCCTGAAGGAGAAGGTGGAGGCTGCGCCTGAGGTCGTGGAAGACGAGTCTCCGACAGAACCCGAAACGGCTCCGGTTCCCGTCGAGGGTGCCGAAACCCCAGCCGAACAGCCAAAGGTATGA
- the trpB gene encoding tryptophan synthase subunit beta: MNKPAEPNSFRIGPDDEGMYGIFGGRFVAETLMPLILDLEKHWNEAKDDPAFRAELDSLGRHYTGRPSPLYFAERLTEHLGGAKIYFKREDLNHTGSHKINNCLGQILLAKRMGKTRIIAETGAGQHGVASATVAARFGLPCIVYMGATDVERQKPNVFRMNLLGAEVKPVSSGHGTLKDAMNEALRDWVTNVEDTYYLIGTAAGPHPYPELVRELQSVIGTEAREQIQELEGRLPDAIVAAVGGGSNAIGLFHPFLDDRQVEIHGVEAGGHGLEGEEHCASMTAGRPGVLHGNRTYLLQNEDGQILDGHSVSAGLDYPGVGPEHSWLKDTGRVIYSPILDDEAIEAFQMTTRLEGIIPALESAHAIAHAIKLAPTMGRDQIMIVNFSGRGDKDVHTVGKMLGMEM; the protein is encoded by the coding sequence TTGAACAAACCGGCAGAACCCAATTCCTTCCGGATTGGCCCTGATGATGAGGGCATGTACGGGATCTTCGGCGGCCGGTTCGTGGCCGAGACGCTGATGCCGCTGATCCTCGATCTGGAAAAGCACTGGAACGAGGCGAAGGACGACCCGGCGTTTCGGGCCGAGTTGGATAGTCTGGGCCGCCATTATACGGGCCGGCCCTCGCCGCTCTATTTCGCCGAACGCCTGACCGAGCATCTGGGCGGCGCGAAGATCTACTTCAAGCGTGAGGATCTGAACCACACCGGCTCGCACAAGATCAACAATTGCCTCGGCCAGATCCTGCTCGCCAAGCGCATGGGCAAGACCCGCATCATCGCCGAGACCGGCGCCGGCCAGCATGGCGTGGCGTCGGCCACGGTGGCCGCCCGCTTCGGCCTGCCCTGCATTGTCTATATGGGCGCGACAGACGTGGAGCGGCAGAAGCCGAATGTCTTCCGCATGAACCTTCTGGGCGCCGAGGTGAAGCCGGTGTCCTCCGGGCATGGCACGCTGAAAGATGCCATGAACGAGGCGCTGCGTGACTGGGTGACCAATGTTGAAGACACCTATTACCTGATCGGCACGGCGGCAGGCCCGCATCCCTATCCCGAGCTGGTGCGCGAGCTGCAATCGGTGATCGGCACGGAAGCGCGTGAACAGATACAGGAGCTGGAAGGCCGGCTGCCCGACGCCATCGTGGCGGCGGTGGGCGGCGGCTCGAACGCCATCGGCCTGTTCCATCCCTTCCTCGATGACCGCCAGGTGGAAATCCACGGTGTGGAGGCCGGCGGGCACGGGCTGGAGGGCGAGGAGCACTGCGCCTCCATGACGGCGGGGCGCCCCGGCGTGCTGCATGGCAACCGCACCTATCTTCTGCAGAATGAGGACGGGCAGATCCTCGACGGGCATTCGGTCTCTGCCGGGCTCGACTATCCCGGTGTCGGGCCGGAGCACAGCTGGCTGAAGGATACGGGCCGTGTGATCTATTCGCCCATTCTGGACGATGAGGCGATCGAGGCATTCCAGATGACGACGCGTCTTGAGGGCATCATCCCGGCGCTGGAATCGGCCCATGCGATTGCCCATGCGATCAAGCTGGCACCCACCATGGGCAGGGACCAGATCATGATCGTCAATTTCTCCGGGCGCGGGGACAAGGACGTCCACACCGTCGGAAAGATGCTCGGCATGGAGATGTGA
- a CDS encoding bifunctional folylpolyglutamate synthase/dihydrofolate synthase, protein MTTLSAEREIERLLSLHPKGFDLSLERVTRLLDRLGNPHLNMPPVIHVAGTNGKGSATAFARAVLEASGRVVHVHTSPHLVNWHERYRLGAEGGGKLVEDAVLAEAVARVAEANAGETITVFEILTAVMFVLFSEHPADVAIVEVGLGGRFDATNVIPHPAASLIMPISLDHEAYLGDRVELIAAEKAGIIKRGSPVVVGQQPFDAAREVLVDTAERLACPLTVYGEDFLAFEENGRMIYQDNDGLFDMSLPQLAGRHQIANAAAAIAAVKAAGFPVALRAAEIAMERVVWPGRLQRLPQGMLADLGPEGAEIWIDGGHNPGAGEAIAEALATEEDRSPRPLFLIAGMINTKDQTGYFRAFEGMARHVYTVPVESSDAGVPNAELAARAMEAGLSAEPVHSVANALKLLRDTLDAGRDGTEPPPRILICGSLYLIGSVLAENGTPPR, encoded by the coding sequence ATGACCACTCTCTCCGCCGAGCGGGAAATCGAGCGTCTTCTGTCGCTCCATCCCAAGGGCTTCGACCTGTCGCTCGAGCGCGTCACGCGCCTGCTCGACCGGCTGGGCAATCCGCATCTGAACATGCCGCCGGTGATCCATGTGGCGGGCACGAACGGAAAGGGCTCGGCAACGGCCTTCGCGCGCGCCGTGCTGGAAGCGTCGGGACGGGTCGTTCACGTGCACACTTCGCCGCATCTGGTCAATTGGCACGAGCGCTACCGGCTGGGTGCGGAAGGCGGCGGAAAGCTGGTGGAAGATGCTGTTCTGGCCGAGGCGGTAGCGCGGGTGGCCGAGGCGAATGCCGGTGAGACGATCACCGTTTTCGAGATTCTGACCGCGGTGATGTTTGTGCTCTTTTCGGAGCATCCGGCGGATGTGGCGATTGTCGAGGTCGGGCTTGGCGGTCGGTTTGACGCGACGAATGTCATTCCCCATCCGGCGGCCAGCCTCATCATGCCGATCTCGCTCGATCACGAAGCCTATCTGGGCGACCGGGTGGAGCTGATTGCCGCCGAGAAGGCCGGCATCATCAAGCGCGGCTCACCCGTGGTTGTTGGCCAACAGCCCTTCGATGCGGCGCGCGAGGTGCTTGTCGATACGGCGGAAAGACTGGCCTGCCCGCTCACCGTCTATGGCGAGGATTTCCTGGCATTCGAGGAAAACGGCCGCATGATCTATCAGGACAATGATGGCCTTTTCGACATGTCGCTGCCACAGCTTGCAGGTCGACATCAGATCGCCAATGCGGCGGCAGCCATCGCCGCGGTCAAGGCGGCGGGCTTTCCTGTTGCTCTGCGTGCGGCGGAGATCGCGATGGAGCGTGTTGTCTGGCCGGGTCGTCTGCAGCGTCTGCCACAGGGCATGCTTGCGGATCTTGGGCCGGAAGGGGCCGAGATCTGGATCGATGGCGGGCACAATCCTGGTGCCGGCGAGGCGATTGCCGAGGCGCTGGCTACCGAGGAAGATCGCTCGCCCCGACCGCTCTTCCTGATAGCCGGAATGATCAACACAAAGGATCAGACCGGTTATTTTCGCGCCTTCGAGGGCATGGCCCGGCATGTCTATACGGTTCCGGTGGAATCGAGCGATGCGGGTGTGCCCAATGCGGAGCTTGCGGCGCGCGCCATGGAGGCGGGGCTTTCCGCAGAGCCGGTCCATTCAGTGGCCAATGCGCTCAAGCTGTTGCGGGATACGCTGGATGCCGGCCGCGACGGCACCGAACCCCCACCGCGCATCCTGATCTGCGGTTCGCTCTATCTGATCGGCTCGGTG